The Candidatus Koribacter versatilis Ellin345 genome has a segment encoding these proteins:
- a CDS encoding prolipoprotein diacylglyceryl transferase, translating into MHFPFYLPLGPLHLPAHLIFEALAYFVGFRIYLHLRRTRGDVVHEDIRWWVITAAALGAAAGSKLLSVLEEPSYLITHWREPFVLLNGKTIVGGLIGGWIAVEFCKKKLGERERTGDLFVLPLCIGIAIGRVGCFLTGPGDHTFGAASSLPWAMDFGDGARRHPLPLYEIVFLLALSALLWRVLNRPHANGDVFKMFMCTYMGWRFATEFLKDREPLVLGITAIQWACVGVILFYLPDIWRWLRRRDPKLAVATGD; encoded by the coding sequence ATGCACTTCCCCTTCTACCTGCCGCTCGGGCCGCTGCATCTACCCGCACACCTGATCTTTGAAGCGCTGGCTTACTTCGTTGGATTTCGTATCTATCTTCATCTGCGGCGCACGCGCGGCGATGTGGTACACGAGGACATCCGCTGGTGGGTGATCACGGCTGCCGCTCTCGGCGCTGCGGCCGGTAGCAAGTTGCTTTCGGTACTCGAAGAGCCCAGCTACCTCATTACGCACTGGCGCGAACCGTTTGTGTTGCTGAACGGAAAGACGATCGTCGGCGGACTAATTGGCGGTTGGATCGCTGTGGAGTTCTGCAAGAAGAAGCTCGGCGAACGCGAGCGCACTGGGGATCTATTCGTCCTGCCGCTTTGTATTGGCATAGCGATTGGACGCGTCGGATGCTTTCTCACCGGTCCGGGCGACCATACGTTCGGTGCGGCGTCTTCCCTGCCGTGGGCGATGGACTTCGGCGATGGCGCCCGGCGGCATCCGCTGCCGCTCTATGAGATTGTCTTCCTGCTTGCGCTCTCTGCGTTGCTGTGGCGTGTGCTCAACCGACCGCACGCAAATGGCGATGTCTTCAAGATGTTTATGTGCACGTACATGGGGTGGCGATTTGCGACCGAGTTTCTAAAAGACCGCGAGCCGCTTGTGCTCGGCATTACCGCGATTCAGTGGGCTTGCGTCGGGGTGATATTGTTCTACCTTCCCGATATCTGGCGCTGGCTGCGGCGCCGCGATCCCAAGCTTGCCGTCGCCACAGGAGATTGA
- a CDS encoding acyloxyacyl hydrolase: MKPQLLLAFLLLSVCAAVAQDSIETVRSPHWNYGIWADYGNGLGTRSDVHIGGAGFRVGRVLTNEHGSNWMRGTFEYDIDLTPVEIYHFPKYTEYSGPYTILWPSRNYYTGGLNPFVAKWNFTKGQKWVPYIAAEGGVVFSDGNMPQGDTAETNFTSGAAFGAHRFVSDHGAWTFQGKVFHLSNASIGNHNPGVNIAMQFKIGYTWFKK, translated from the coding sequence GCTGAGCGTGTGCGCCGCTGTGGCGCAGGATTCGATCGAGACCGTGCGTTCTCCCCACTGGAACTACGGCATCTGGGCCGATTATGGCAACGGCCTCGGCACGCGTTCGGACGTTCACATTGGCGGCGCCGGCTTTCGCGTGGGCCGTGTGCTCACCAACGAGCACGGCAGCAACTGGATGCGCGGCACCTTCGAATACGACATCGATCTCACCCCGGTCGAGATCTACCACTTCCCGAAATACACGGAGTACAGCGGTCCATACACGATCCTGTGGCCGTCGCGGAACTACTACACCGGCGGACTGAATCCTTTCGTCGCGAAGTGGAACTTCACCAAGGGACAGAAGTGGGTGCCTTACATCGCGGCGGAAGGCGGAGTCGTCTTTTCCGACGGCAATATGCCCCAGGGCGACACCGCGGAAACGAACTTCACCTCTGGCGCAGCTTTTGGTGCGCACCGCTTTGTGAGCGATCACGGGGCGTGGACGTTCCAGGGGAAGGTGTTTCATCTCTCGAACGCCAGCATCGGGAACCACAATCCTGGCGTGAATATCGCGATGCAATTCAAGATTGGTTACACCTGGTTTAAGAAGTAG
- a CDS encoding NAD(P)H-dependent glycerol-3-phosphate dehydrogenase gives MSRIAVIGAGAWGTALAIVLGRRGGHAVRLWAYEQEVVASILARRTNDLFLPEASIPATVTVTDSLTDALNGAEIVLSVMPSHHVRRLFTQMLPHLSDDMVFVSATKGVEDQTYLRMTEVIEEVVTPRFSPRLVAVSGPTFAKEVAKGDPTAITAASSDEDLARTVQHEFSDPRFRVYTNRDVVGVELGGALKNVIAIAAGICDGLELGHNSVAALVTRGLAEITRLSLACGGHIETMAGLAGLGDLVLTCTGGLSRNRTVGVELGKGRKLADIIAGMRGMVAEGVLTTNAAIGLANKHGVEMPITQQMHAILHQGKSPSDAIRELMSRPSTTEVWL, from the coding sequence GTGAGCCGCATTGCGGTGATTGGCGCGGGAGCGTGGGGCACAGCGCTGGCGATTGTGCTCGGCCGTCGTGGCGGTCACGCCGTGCGACTCTGGGCTTACGAGCAGGAAGTCGTCGCTTCCATTCTGGCGCGACGCACGAATGACCTTTTTCTTCCCGAGGCATCCATCCCAGCGACGGTTACTGTTACGGATTCGCTTACGGACGCACTAAACGGCGCAGAGATCGTCCTGAGCGTGATGCCTTCACACCACGTCCGTCGGCTTTTCACGCAGATGCTCCCGCACCTCAGCGACGACATGGTTTTCGTGAGCGCTACGAAAGGCGTCGAAGACCAGACCTATCTCCGCATGACGGAAGTGATCGAGGAAGTCGTGACTCCGAGGTTTTCTCCTCGCTTGGTTGCGGTGAGCGGTCCGACCTTCGCGAAAGAAGTTGCGAAGGGAGATCCGACCGCGATCACCGCCGCGTCTTCCGACGAGGATCTGGCGCGCACGGTTCAGCACGAGTTTAGCGATCCGCGCTTCCGTGTCTACACCAATCGCGACGTGGTTGGCGTGGAACTGGGCGGCGCGCTGAAGAACGTCATCGCCATAGCGGCGGGCATTTGCGACGGTCTCGAACTTGGGCATAACAGTGTTGCAGCGCTGGTCACGCGCGGACTCGCGGAGATCACGCGCCTCTCGCTTGCCTGTGGCGGGCACATCGAAACTATGGCCGGTCTGGCGGGGCTTGGTGACCTCGTTCTCACCTGTACCGGCGGGCTCTCGCGTAATCGCACGGTCGGTGTCGAACTCGGTAAAGGCCGCAAACTTGCCGACATCATTGCAGGCATGCGCGGCATGGTGGCCGAAGGAGTACTAACGACAAATGCCGCCATTGGCCTGGCGAACAAGCATGGGGTCGAGATGCCGATCACGCAGCAGATGCACGCCATCCTTCACCAAGGTAAATCTCCCAGTGACGCGATTCGCGAGCTGATGTCGCGGCCTTCCACCACGGAAGTTTGGCTGTAA
- the plsY gene encoding glycerol-3-phosphate 1-O-acyltransferase PlsY, with protein MKTFVPIALLAYLCGSIPFGFILVKLFLKADVRQTGSGNIGATNVARTGAKGLAVLTLLLDAVKGWVAVFAATIFIARVSNPANVDVRLIPAFAGLCAILGHLYPVWLKFKGGKGVATALGVFLALAPTPIGIVLGLFALVVLLTHYISLGSILAAAAFPFVVYFLYRNQYPAATYAIMGASSLLIIWRHRSNIQRLIAGTENRFPASKPTEGKA; from the coding sequence ATGAAGACCTTCGTCCCTATCGCCCTCCTCGCGTATCTGTGCGGCTCGATACCCTTCGGCTTCATCCTGGTAAAGCTTTTCTTGAAAGCCGACGTTCGCCAGACGGGTAGTGGCAATATTGGCGCGACCAACGTTGCGCGCACGGGCGCCAAGGGCCTCGCAGTTCTTACGTTGCTGCTCGACGCAGTTAAGGGTTGGGTTGCAGTGTTCGCTGCGACGATTTTTATCGCGCGCGTCTCCAACCCAGCGAACGTTGATGTTCGGTTGATTCCGGCCTTTGCGGGGCTCTGCGCCATCCTCGGCCATCTCTACCCGGTATGGCTAAAGTTCAAAGGTGGCAAGGGCGTTGCAACCGCACTTGGCGTTTTTCTCGCGCTCGCGCCTACTCCGATCGGAATTGTGCTTGGTCTGTTTGCCTTGGTCGTTCTGCTGACGCATTACATTTCGCTGGGATCGATCCTTGCGGCCGCCGCGTTTCCATTCGTCGTCTATTTCCTGTATCGCAATCAATATCCGGCGGCGACCTACGCCATCATGGGCGCTTCTTCCCTGCTGATCATCTGGCGTCACCGTTCCAACATTCAGCGTCTGATTGCCGGCACGGAGAACCGCTTCCCAGCGAGCAAACCGACGGAGGGCAAAGCGTGA
- a CDS encoding TonB-dependent receptor, with amino-acid sequence MSHWRLRLGALLLGCLCAGSLFAQEITGDIRGIVKDASGALVAGATVEVTNTDRNTTIRTVTTDTNGNYVAAYLPVGHYKVSVKKEGFKAAETNNVVLNVHDRLTVDETLQVGSSGQTVTVNENPSQVNLDNATAQGVITGNQVRQLTLVTRNYEQLVAALPGVSTNLASDQLFVGVSNPVGTSNQINFSINGTRPTQNNWQIDGSDNVDRGANLTLLAYPSVDSIQEFNVLRSNYMPEQGRSSGGQVNVITRSGTSAFHGSAYEFFRNDVLNANNFFNNRADVERPAMRWNDFGFTIGGPIYIPGHYNTEKNKTFFFYSQEWRKIITYNTFTSGVLPTSANLGGDFGSTICVALNPDGTCAALGNHVSTISPTAQAYINDIYSKFPAPNNADGTLTWVGRNQFNYREENVRVDHNFSSKFSIFGRYLDDQIPTQEPGGLFTGLAVPGVAVTNTNAPGRNASIHATIAFSPTTLADMGYAYSYGAVISSPAGTMASANSPDVNPTLPFGLGPLLPGIGFFNSTQGLAGFGPYNDYNYNHNAFATLTKVIGKHSLKFGGTFNYYTKDENVNGYGLQSGSYTFADCVDSSATVTSPYPCSDTGSTDQEWANFLNGNVSSFNQTNIDFRALVHQHQWEFFGQDEWRLTPYFTLSYGVRYSLFQAPTYGNGLLTTFDPSKFDSTNTPAIDSNGLYAAVPSAPYTNGILIGGKDSPYGDAVNRTPKLNFAPRLGFAWDPTHTGTTSIRGGFGLFFDSPAVNSMEQFQPGNPPFVTSTSISNTNFDNPGSVQAAPNLSPPDIGGIAPNWKQPYTMMWSLDVQHQFTPSTIFDIGYYGNAGRHLIGVVDVNQAPLGGFQALGIPGPVSSGDTQKLNQIRPYQGYASIDLFSPVFTSSYNGLQTSFTKHFTENSMIVLNYTWSHALGTASSDYRAPQYSMDIGAEYGNLDYDRRNMFTANYVYDLPFFKHQQGVAGHVLGGWEVSGLFYAYSGAHYTASASRDPGGLGLRDPNTFEGGRPDLIGNPQQGAPNHLDKWFNTSAFALVPAGDVRVGNEPRGVIVGPGYFRWDASLFKNIKFTERLNLQFRAEAFNVLNHTNFNAPNVSATSSLFGQILSARDPRQLQLALKLTF; translated from the coding sequence ATGAGCCATTGGCGGCTTCGCCTGGGCGCGTTGTTACTTGGTTGCTTGTGTGCGGGAAGTCTGTTCGCCCAGGAGATTACGGGCGACATCCGCGGAATTGTGAAAGATGCTTCGGGCGCACTCGTCGCCGGAGCCACCGTTGAGGTAACCAACACTGATCGCAACACGACAATTCGTACCGTCACGACCGATACCAACGGCAATTACGTTGCCGCTTACCTACCCGTCGGTCATTACAAGGTCTCGGTCAAGAAGGAAGGCTTCAAGGCAGCTGAGACCAACAATGTGGTCTTGAACGTGCATGATCGCCTTACGGTGGATGAAACGCTCCAGGTCGGCTCTAGCGGCCAGACCGTAACGGTCAACGAGAATCCCAGCCAGGTGAATCTCGACAACGCGACTGCCCAAGGCGTGATCACCGGCAACCAGGTGCGGCAGCTCACACTCGTCACGCGTAATTACGAGCAGTTGGTTGCAGCCCTTCCCGGCGTTTCGACGAACCTCGCTTCCGATCAGCTGTTCGTCGGCGTAAGCAATCCGGTCGGCACCTCAAACCAGATCAACTTTTCGATTAATGGCACCCGTCCAACGCAGAACAACTGGCAGATCGACGGTTCCGACAACGTGGACCGCGGCGCCAACCTGACGCTGCTCGCCTATCCGAGCGTGGATTCGATCCAGGAGTTCAACGTCCTGCGCTCGAACTACATGCCGGAACAAGGACGCAGCTCAGGCGGACAGGTCAACGTCATCACGCGTTCCGGCACCAGCGCCTTCCACGGCAGCGCGTACGAGTTCTTCCGAAACGATGTGCTGAACGCCAACAACTTCTTCAATAATCGTGCCGACGTTGAACGCCCCGCGATGCGTTGGAACGACTTTGGCTTCACCATCGGCGGACCGATCTACATTCCCGGCCACTACAACACGGAAAAGAACAAGACGTTCTTCTTCTATTCGCAAGAGTGGCGAAAGATCATCACCTACAACACGTTCACCAGCGGCGTGCTGCCCACGTCGGCAAACCTCGGAGGCGATTTCGGAAGCACGATTTGCGTCGCTTTGAATCCCGATGGGACGTGCGCAGCGTTGGGCAATCATGTCTCCACGATTAGTCCCACGGCGCAGGCATACATCAACGACATCTATTCAAAGTTCCCAGCGCCCAACAATGCTGACGGAACGCTCACCTGGGTAGGACGCAACCAGTTCAACTATCGCGAAGAGAACGTTCGCGTTGACCACAATTTCTCGTCCAAGTTCAGCATCTTCGGACGCTACCTCGACGACCAGATCCCAACGCAGGAGCCTGGCGGTCTGTTTACCGGTCTCGCCGTTCCTGGCGTTGCTGTGACCAACACGAATGCTCCCGGACGCAACGCCTCGATTCACGCGACGATTGCGTTCTCGCCCACGACGCTGGCGGACATGGGCTATGCGTACTCGTATGGCGCGGTCATCAGTTCGCCGGCGGGAACCATGGCCTCAGCGAATTCGCCGGATGTGAATCCGACGCTTCCCTTCGGACTCGGTCCGCTGCTTCCGGGCATCGGATTCTTCAATTCCACGCAGGGGCTCGCCGGATTCGGTCCATACAACGACTACAACTACAACCACAACGCGTTCGCTACGTTGACGAAGGTGATTGGAAAGCACTCGCTGAAATTCGGCGGGACCTTCAACTACTACACCAAGGACGAGAACGTGAATGGCTACGGGCTGCAATCGGGCTCCTACACGTTCGCGGATTGCGTGGATAGCAGTGCTACCGTCACCAGCCCGTATCCCTGCTCCGACACCGGCAGCACCGATCAGGAGTGGGCGAACTTCCTCAACGGCAACGTGTCGTCGTTCAACCAGACAAACATTGACTTCCGCGCGCTGGTACATCAGCACCAGTGGGAATTCTTTGGTCAGGATGAGTGGCGTCTCACACCGTACTTCACACTCAGCTACGGCGTGCGCTACTCGCTCTTCCAGGCGCCCACCTACGGCAACGGCCTGCTTACGACCTTCGATCCGTCGAAGTTCGATTCCACCAACACGCCCGCGATCGACAGCAACGGTCTTTACGCGGCCGTGCCATCTGCGCCGTATACCAATGGCATCCTGATCGGCGGCAAGGATTCTCCGTATGGCGATGCCGTGAACCGCACGCCGAAACTCAACTTCGCGCCGCGCTTAGGGTTTGCATGGGACCCGACGCATACCGGCACGACTTCTATCCGCGGCGGATTCGGACTGTTCTTCGATTCACCTGCCGTGAACAGCATGGAACAGTTCCAGCCGGGAAATCCGCCGTTCGTTACTTCGACCTCAATTTCGAACACCAATTTCGACAATCCGGGTTCAGTACAGGCGGCGCCAAACCTGTCACCTCCCGACATTGGCGGCATCGCTCCTAACTGGAAGCAGCCGTACACGATGATGTGGAGCCTGGACGTGCAGCACCAGTTCACGCCGTCCACCATCTTCGACATTGGCTACTACGGCAACGCGGGACGCCATCTTATTGGCGTTGTAGACGTAAACCAAGCGCCACTCGGCGGCTTCCAAGCCCTCGGCATTCCGGGGCCGGTCAGTTCCGGTGACACGCAGAAGCTCAATCAGATCCGTCCGTACCAGGGCTATGCGTCAATCGACTTGTTCTCGCCGGTATTTACGTCGAGCTACAACGGCCTGCAGACGTCGTTCACCAAGCACTTCACCGAGAATTCGATGATCGTGCTGAACTACACCTGGTCGCACGCTCTGGGCACAGCTTCGAGCGACTACCGTGCGCCGCAGTATTCCATGGATATTGGCGCGGAATACGGCAACCTCGACTACGACCGTCGCAACATGTTCACCGCCAACTATGTGTACGACCTGCCGTTCTTCAAGCACCAGCAGGGGGTTGCGGGACACGTGCTCGGCGGTTGGGAAGTCTCCGGATTGTTCTATGCGTATAGCGGGGCGCACTACACCGCGAGCGCATCGCGCGATCCCGGCGGCCTCGGCTTGCGTGATCCGAACACCTTCGAGGGCGGGCGCCCCGACCTCATTGGCAACCCTCAGCAGGGCGCACCGAACCATCTCGACAAGTGGTTCAATACCTCAGCGTTTGCGCTCGTGCCAGCCGGCGACGTCCGTGTGGGTAACGAGCCGCGCGGCGTCATCGTGGGGCCGGGCTACTTCCGTTGGGATGCTTCGCTGTTCAAGAACATCAAGTTCACCGAACGCTTGAACTTGCAGTTCCGTGCGGAAGCTTTCAACGTGCTCAACCACACGAACTTCAACGCTCCCAACGTCAGTGCGACGAGCTCGCTCTTCGGACAGATACTGTCCGCACGCGATCCTCGGCAGCTACAGCTTGCCCTGAAGTTGACCTTCTAA
- the thpR gene encoding RNA 2',3'-cyclic phosphodiesterase — MRLFFALDIPSEIRRSLTDYVDSLRRVPGVRFMAPESYHVTLKFLGEVQDVERAKSAVATVRSPRFEVAFCDVGFFPNAKAPRVFWAGIHADEGLPNLATALEDALAQAGFPREDRPFHPHLTLARNGSGSPRPRGDEQPVAGFRALVYLAEKNPPPEFGTMTASEFFLYESKLSPRGAQYNKLARFPLT; from the coding sequence ATGCGATTGTTCTTTGCGCTCGATATTCCTTCCGAGATCCGACGCTCGCTCACGGACTACGTCGACTCCCTCCGACGGGTGCCGGGCGTGCGGTTCATGGCGCCGGAGAGCTACCACGTCACGCTGAAATTCCTGGGTGAAGTGCAGGACGTAGAGCGCGCGAAAAGCGCGGTGGCTACCGTACGATCGCCGCGATTCGAGGTTGCGTTTTGCGACGTCGGTTTCTTCCCCAATGCGAAAGCGCCGCGAGTGTTTTGGGCAGGCATCCATGCCGACGAAGGCTTGCCAAACCTGGCAACTGCGCTCGAGGATGCACTTGCGCAAGCCGGGTTCCCTCGCGAGGATCGCCCGTTTCATCCGCATCTTACATTGGCGCGCAACGGGTCTGGATCACCCAGGCCGCGCGGTGACGAACAGCCTGTCGCCGGATTCCGCGCGCTGGTGTATCTGGCCGAGAAAAATCCGCCGCCTGAGTTCGGTACAATGACGGCAAGTGAGTTCTTTCTCTATGAGAGCAAGCTGTCGCCGCGCGGGGCGCAGTACAACAAGCTCGCGCGCTTCCCTCTCACCTGA
- a CDS encoding radical SAM protein: MPKTRPYIFYDVAVSICARCYRKIDAKIVFLDDSVYLLKRCPVHGNEKVLIADDVDYYRRCREVFIKPPEMPAVYNTPVKWGCPYDCGLCSDHEQHSCLSLIEICDHCNLSCPICYAESGPSRQSYRSLAQIEKMLDAVVRNELHPDVVQISGGEPTIHPQFFEVLDLAKARPIRHLMVNTNGIRIAQDEAFAERLATYMPDFELYLQFDSFEREPLMILRGADLRSIRQKAVERLNALGISTTLVVTLQKGLNDHEIGKTIDWALEQPCIRGVTFQPVQDAGRTEGFDPARDRLTLTEVRRKILEQTKVFRPEDVIPVPCHPDSLAMAYALKLDGRVTPLTGMIDPQVLINGGRNTILYEQEDQVKDHIFRLFSTNHSPQSGANTLRDLLCCLPHINAPSGLGYQNVFRVLIMQFIDAHAFDVRSVKKSCVHIVHPDGRLIPFDTYNMFYRDSLEQTRLAPLRRLEESRFVEIGAEGV, translated from the coding sequence TTGCCGAAGACGCGTCCTTACATTTTCTACGACGTCGCCGTTTCGATCTGCGCTCGCTGCTATCGCAAGATTGATGCGAAGATCGTCTTTCTCGACGACAGTGTCTATCTGCTGAAGCGTTGCCCGGTGCACGGCAATGAGAAAGTACTGATCGCGGACGACGTTGATTATTACCGCCGTTGCCGCGAAGTCTTCATCAAGCCTCCAGAGATGCCGGCGGTTTACAACACTCCTGTGAAGTGGGGATGCCCGTATGATTGCGGGCTTTGCTCCGATCACGAACAGCACTCCTGCCTGTCGCTCATCGAGATATGCGACCACTGCAACCTGAGCTGCCCCATCTGTTATGCAGAGAGCGGGCCGTCGCGGCAGAGCTACCGTTCACTGGCGCAGATTGAGAAGATGCTCGATGCCGTGGTTCGAAACGAACTACATCCTGACGTCGTGCAGATATCCGGCGGTGAGCCGACCATTCACCCGCAGTTCTTTGAAGTGCTCGACCTCGCGAAGGCGCGCCCCATTCGACACCTGATGGTGAATACCAACGGTATTCGCATCGCGCAGGATGAGGCCTTTGCCGAGCGACTCGCTACGTACATGCCGGACTTCGAACTGTATCTGCAGTTCGACAGCTTCGAGCGCGAGCCGCTAATGATACTTCGGGGCGCGGATTTGCGCTCTATTCGCCAGAAGGCTGTCGAACGATTGAATGCGCTCGGCATTTCGACGACCTTGGTTGTCACCTTACAGAAGGGCTTGAACGATCATGAGATTGGCAAGACCATTGATTGGGCGCTCGAACAGCCGTGTATCCGCGGTGTGACCTTTCAACCAGTGCAGGATGCGGGGCGCACGGAAGGATTCGATCCCGCGCGCGATCGTCTGACGCTCACGGAAGTCCGGCGCAAAATTTTGGAACAGACGAAAGTGTTCCGGCCCGAGGATGTAATTCCAGTTCCCTGCCATCCCGATAGCCTGGCGATGGCCTATGCGCTGAAACTCGATGGACGGGTGACGCCCCTCACCGGCATGATCGACCCGCAAGTGCTCATCAATGGCGGACGAAACACCATCTTGTATGAACAGGAAGACCAGGTGAAGGACCATATCTTCCGCCTGTTCTCCACGAACCACTCGCCGCAATCCGGCGCGAACACGCTGCGCGACCTGCTCTGCTGCCTGCCGCACATCAATGCTCCCTCAGGTCTCGGCTATCAGAATGTCTTCCGCGTTCTGATCATGCAGTTCATTGACGCGCATGCATTCGACGTCCGCTCGGTAAAGAAGAGCTGCGTGCACATCGTGCATCCAGACGGGCGGCTGATTCCCTTCGACACTTACAACATGTTCTATCGCGACTCGTTGGAACAGACGCGACTCGCGCCTTTGCGGCGGTTGGAAGAGAGCAGGTTCGTTGAGATCGGAGCCGAGGGTGTTTGA
- the ftcD gene encoding glutamate formimidoyltransferase: MPSTLVECVPNFSEGRNQAVVDEIIAAMKVDGVYLLDREMDADHNRCVITLVGDRTNIAEAAIRGVGKAAELIDLTKHTGAHPRMGASDVIPFIPIEGVTLEDCVAIAKYVGEEIWKRYQIPIYLYESAAQRPERTNLENIRRGQFEGIRDSIATDDARIPDFGERRVHPTAGATVVGARKFLVAYNVYLNTTDVEVAKKVGKAVRFSNGGLRFVKGMGISVRGLAQVSMNLTDTDQTPIARVYEYVKREAARYGVMPLSSEIVGLIPKKSLEDAAEWFLQIENFDSSLILENRLAAVMGGKMSVGGLRAGFEPFVEQLAAPVAAPGGGSASAAAGAMAAGLGSMVAGMSRGKKAYLQYEAPLSEAIGKLASLREEFKAAADADTAAYEEVVKAFRKLKTDPTAQTEVVTALKQATNVPLGVAQNAHLTISILESLRPITNPKMASDLTTGLALARAAREGALANVEINLADMQDAEFAGWVREKVAALK; this comes from the coding sequence ATGCCCTCTACTCTTGTTGAATGTGTTCCGAATTTCTCTGAAGGCCGCAATCAAGCCGTAGTTGATGAAATCATCGCCGCCATGAAAGTGGACGGCGTTTACCTGCTCGACCGCGAGATGGACGCCGACCACAACCGGTGCGTCATTACGCTGGTCGGCGACCGCACCAACATTGCTGAAGCTGCAATCCGTGGCGTCGGCAAAGCTGCCGAACTGATCGATCTCACCAAGCACACCGGAGCCCATCCGCGTATGGGCGCCAGCGACGTGATTCCGTTCATCCCGATCGAAGGCGTGACGCTGGAAGACTGCGTGGCCATCGCCAAGTATGTAGGCGAGGAGATATGGAAGCGCTACCAGATTCCGATCTATCTCTACGAATCGGCAGCACAGCGGCCTGAGCGCACCAATCTCGAAAACATCCGGCGCGGTCAGTTCGAGGGAATTCGCGATTCGATTGCCACCGACGACGCGCGCATCCCGGACTTCGGTGAACGACGGGTACATCCTACCGCTGGAGCAACTGTTGTCGGCGCACGCAAATTCCTCGTCGCTTACAACGTTTATCTCAACACGACCGACGTTGAGGTCGCGAAAAAAGTCGGGAAGGCAGTGCGTTTCTCGAACGGTGGACTGCGCTTCGTGAAGGGCATGGGCATCAGCGTTCGGGGCTTGGCGCAGGTCTCGATGAACCTTACCGACACCGACCAGACGCCGATCGCCCGCGTGTACGAATATGTGAAGCGCGAGGCTGCCCGCTACGGCGTGATGCCGCTATCGAGCGAAATCGTCGGATTGATTCCGAAGAAGTCGCTGGAAGATGCGGCCGAGTGGTTCCTGCAGATCGAGAATTTCGACTCATCGCTAATCCTCGAGAACCGTCTCGCAGCGGTGATGGGCGGCAAGATGTCCGTCGGTGGACTGCGCGCAGGCTTCGAACCGTTTGTCGAACAACTCGCAGCGCCTGTGGCGGCACCCGGTGGCGGAAGCGCGTCGGCAGCAGCGGGCGCGATGGCTGCGGGCCTAGGATCCATGGTCGCCGGAATGTCGCGGGGCAAGAAAGCCTATCTGCAATACGAAGCGCCGTTGAGTGAAGCGATCGGAAAACTCGCAAGCTTGCGGGAAGAATTCAAAGCCGCGGCCGACGCCGACACGGCAGCCTACGAAGAAGTCGTGAAGGCGTTCCGCAAACTTAAAACTGATCCTACGGCGCAGACCGAGGTCGTAACGGCGCTAAAGCAGGCGACGAATGTTCCGCTGGGCGTGGCCCAAAATGCGCACCTGACAATCTCGATCCTGGAGTCGCTGCGACCGATCACGAATCCCAAGATGGCGTCGGACCTGACCACTGGCCTCGCGTTGGCGCGGGCAGCGCGTGAAGGCGCGCTGGCAAACGTCGAAATCAACCTCGCCGACATGCAAGACGCGGAATTCGCCGGCTGGGTGCGCGAGAAGGTGGCGGCACTGAAATAG